The nucleotide window ACGCGACGAATTCCATCTCCCTTCCGGCGGTTCCGGCGACGCGGATCGAATACATTCTCACCTCCGTCCTGCCGGCCCTGACGCGGTCGGACGCCGAAACCCGGACGATTCCGGCCCCCGGCCCCCCGCTCCGGCCCTATCTCCAGATGCCGGAGGGATCCGACCGGATCGGACGGCTGGCCCAGGACATCCTCCGGGCGAGACCGGCGGCCGACACCGTCTTTCAAAAGGTCTCGACGATCGAAACCTACCTCCGGACCAACTACCGCTACACCCTGGACGTCAAACCGACGACATCCGGCATGCCGATCGAAGATTTTCTTTTCAGCACGAAGGCCGGCTTCTGCGAGCACTATGCCACGGCCATGACGCTTCTCCTGAGAAGCCTGGGGATCCCTGCAAGGTATGTTACCGGCTTCCTGCCCGGCGAATGGAACGATTTCGGCCGGTACTACACCGTCCGCCAGAGCAACGCGCACGCCTGGGTCGAGGTTTGGTTCGAGCACTCCGGATGGATCCCGTTCGATCCGACTCCGCCGGACACCTCGGAGGACGCCGGCGGTCTCTTCGGGTTCCTCCGCCGCTCGACGGACACGCTCCAGTGGTGGTGGAACCGCTACGTGGTCTACTTCAGCCTCCACGACCAGATCCGCATAGCCGCCGAGGTGAAGGACAACACGATGAAGATCCCCGTCCTGCTTCCGGCCATTCTAAAGAACATGTTCGACACCGTCTGGACCGCCTTCTCCTCGTTGCTCCTCCATCCGGTCACGGCGGCGCTGATCTTGATCGCGGCCGGCATCGCCCTGTACAAGGGCATGCGCCGGCTCAAGCGATCGAGCGGCCGGGCCGTCGCTTCCTGGCGAAAACGGCAGCGAAAGACCCAGGCGCACGCCTTCTACTACCAGATGCTCGACCTGCTCCGCGCCAAGGGCTTCCCCAAGCCGCCCGCCCTCACGCCCAGGGAATTCGTCCGAAAAATCCCGGCGGCGCCCCTGCCGCTCCGCCCGGCCGCGGACGAGCTGACCGACCTCTATTACCGCGTCCGCTTCGCCGGCGACGCGCTCTCCGATCACGAGCGGCGGCGCGTGAGCGAACTGCTTGAAGCCATGAAAGCCCCGACGCCCGCGGTGACTTAATGATACTTGTTTCAAGAAAGTCGCTTCGTGGACATGCAAATACCCCTTGACTCCCTCCCCTCCGTTTGCTAGCATCACGCCGTCGGATGAATGGAACCGACGTTCATTGTTTTCCATTGCTGCGCACCGCATTGAC belongs to Nitrospiria bacterium and includes:
- a CDS encoding DUF3488 and transglutaminase-like domain-containing protein; this encodes MTLDLTFQITSRLLALIGLLSLILTNEFSLLFAFTAVAAVAASFILVLRGMTFNLNRQIWTSVNLAVLAFFIIDLSVFSQSLLTASTHFIVFLMINKLFNLRTPQDHFQLYLISFLQLLAASTYTIDVTFLVSFVLYLLTATWALLLHHLTMEKARLTGRGPAGQPSGWASGLTWAFFMSTNGIAVAALGCALLLFMFIPRVGLGFFHRTQSSLIRTSGFSEEEDLGEIGSVKKDPTVIMRVHPSRPLPDVEGIYWRGMAYDFYNGRAWRNSFGSGRFVSSDGNGVFNLAYRQHPERAITQETILEPLDTAVLFGAPDVVQVGGQFSTIRANATNSISLPAVPATRIEYILTSVLPALTRSDAETRTIPAPGPPLRPYLQMPEGSDRIGRLAQDILRARPAADTVFQKVSTIETYLRTNYRYTLDVKPTTSGMPIEDFLFSTKAGFCEHYATAMTLLLRSLGIPARYVTGFLPGEWNDFGRYYTVRQSNAHAWVEVWFEHSGWIPFDPTPPDTSEDAGGLFGFLRRSTDTLQWWWNRYVVYFSLHDQIRIAAEVKDNTMKIPVLLPAILKNMFDTVWTAFSSLLLHPVTAALILIAAGIALYKGMRRLKRSSGRAVASWRKRQRKTQAHAFYYQMLDLLRAKGFPKPPALTPREFVRKIPAAPLPLRPAADELTDLYYRVRFAGDALSDHERRRVSELLEAMKAPTPAVT